The proteins below come from a single Thunnus thynnus chromosome 10, fThuThy2.1, whole genome shotgun sequence genomic window:
- the phactr4b gene encoding phosphatase and actin regulator 4B isoform X3, with translation MENRDDEAEQHHSTMAGEGGSTGDSTPPPKRKGKFSTLGKIFKPWKWRKKKSSDKFNQTSEELERKMSTRRTRQELIEQGVLKEVPDNDADAETQNLKQPYVKNGHTLPVSAGVGGGGGGVVSSGRSPCNQGKLPLESDFRMNPAWLTQPDDRRGRSPSDGDRRGALGSRGTGLHEDVRRGGGGMGPRAHVEGEWKPNMVWHGQIHSQMDEGRRGGRLHPEDGQRKPGLQKAPSEDGRSRRPAEADWKPTLPRHASAEEGRACRESDSHFVPDLEALRDTLREPLPPKQSVMPPKWLMSSTPEPVNEGPPRTPSNHPTTQYSSPSAAASKPVRSISSAGASTQQSSSAVPTSTSQATKQPPLPPPKPVNRGNAAMLVSALQGGENAQLPLYWSCWKRECDYDVYLSLPVYLCRRAGGLRSGDLNQATGGASLVPAKPSPPMPPKRTTPVTKRNTEDSSASSHPINPSPLSLEDQSSLSVSFQLPPPPPSPPLPTHIPPSPPRQHIHTHHLHHQHSYPHPLPQPIPMLFDPPSPTESPQRPAPVPLHIMIQRALSSPGPAQPHPDGSQRAHTLLFETPPEYQGDRGRPLPVSIQPLKLSEDDYSEEEEEEDDEEEEEYDGEIPQPELEPRSRRCLVGDAGVCVIPGGNSSEEEEEEEEEDEEGEHDMHGEDSDSDGPVLYKDEDSDEDEEDEPPPSALASRVKRKDTLALKLSNRPYAPDRDRFTQERSTRDDQPPGQTGLTWQSREQWEAIRTQIGTALTRRLSQRPTAEELEQRNILQPKNQADRQAEVREIKRRLTRKLSQRPTVAELQARKILRFHEYVEVTDAQDYDRRADKPWTKLTPADKAAIRKELNDYKSTEMEVHEESRIYTRFHRP, from the exons AGCTGGAGAGAAAGATGTCGACGCGGCGTACACGGCAGGAGCTTATAGAGCAGGGAGTGCTGAAGGAGGTCCCGGACAACG ACGCAGATGCAGAGACACAAAACCTGAAGCAGCCCTACGTAAAGAATGGCCACACTCTGCCTGTTAGCGCTGgggttggaggaggaggaggaggagtggtcAGTAGTGGAAGGAGCCCTTGCAACCAGGGCAAACTCCCCTTAGAGTCGGACTTTAGGATGAACCCGGCCTGGCTTACCCAGCCAGACGACCGTAGGGGCCGATCTCCCTCTGACGGAGACCGCCGAGGTGCTCTGGGCTCCAGGGGCACCGGACTACACGAAGACGTgcggagaggagggggagggatggGGCCACGTGCGCATGTGGAGGGAGAGTGGAAGCCTAACATGGTCTGGCACGGCCAGATTCACAGCCAGATGGACGAGGGCAGACGCGGGGGCCGGCTTCACCCTGAGGACGGGCAGAGGAAGCCTGGGCTGCAGAAGGCCCCGTCTGAGGACGGCAGGAGTCGTCGGCCTGCGGAAGCGGACTGGAAGCCGACGCTACCTCGACATGCATCTGCCGAAGAAGGTAGAGCCTGCAGAG AGTCAGACAGCCATTTTGTCCCTGACCTAGAAGCCCTGCGGGATACCCTGCGAGAACCTCTGCCTCCTAAACAGTCTGTCATGCCTCCAAAATGGCTGATGAGCTCCACCCCTGAACCTGTCAACGAGGGTCCGCCTCGCACCCCATCCAACCACCCCACCACCCAGTACTCATCTCCCTCGGCCGCGGCGTCTAAACCTGTTCGGTCCATCTCCTCAGCGGGCGCGTCCACGCAGCAGTCCTCATCTGCAGTCCCGACCTCCACCTCTCAGGCCACCAAGCAGCCCCCTCTGCCCCCGCCCAAGCCGGTGAACAGGGGCAACGCCGCCATGCTGG TCTCCGCCCTGCAGGGGGGAGAGAACGCACAGCTTCCTCTCTACTGGTCCTGCTGGAAGCGAGAGTGCGACTATGATGTCTACCTGTCCCTGCCTGTCTACCTGTGCCGGCGGGCCGGAGGCCTGCGCTCAG GAGACCTCAACCAAGCCACGGGGGGTGCCAGCCTTGTTCCAGCCAAGCCTTCTCCACCGATGCCTCCGAAGAGGACCACCCCCGTCACCAAACGCAACACAGAGGACTCGTCTGCTTCGAGCCATCCCATCAACCCTTCACCGCTTTCTCTGGAGGACCAGAGCAGCCTGTCCGTGTCCTTTCAGctgcctccccctcctccctccccaccCTTGCCAACACACATACCGCCTTCTCCGCCCCgccaacacatacacacccaccaCCTTCACCATCAGCACTCCTACCCTCACCCGCTCCCCCAACCTATCCCCATGCTGTTCGATCCCCCAAGCCCCACCGAGTCCCCGCAGCGCCCAGCTCCTGTCCCGCTCCATATCATGATCCAACGAGCTCTGTCCAGTCCCGGCCCGGCTCAGCCACACCCAGACGGGTCACAGCGTGCGCACACTCTGCTTTTTGAAACCCCTCCGGAGTACCAAGGAGATCGAGGTCGCCCTCTGCCCGTCAGCATCCAACCACTAAAACT ATCTGAGGACGACTActcagaagaggaggaggaggaggatgacgaggaagaggaggagtacGACGGGGAGATCCCCCAGCCAGAACTTGAGCCGCGGAGTCGCAGGTGCTTGGTCGGCGACGCCGGTGTTTGCGTCATCCCGGGGGGAAACagcagtgaggaagaggaagaggaggaggaagaagatgaggagggaGAGCATGACATGCATGGGGAGGACAGCGACTCAGACGGTCCTGTGCTGTATAAAGATGAAGACTCTgacgaggatgaggaggatgagccCCCACCTA GTGCTCTGGCCAGCAGGGTCAAGAGGAAGGACACCCTGGCTCTGAAGCTGAGCAACCGTCCCTATGCCCCAGACCGGGACAGGTTTACCCAGGAGAGGAGCACCAGAGATGACCAGCCTCCAGGACAGACCGGCCTCACCTGGCAGAGCAGGGAGCAGTGGGAGGCCATCCGCACACAGATCGGCACAGCGCTCACAAG ACGACTTAGCCAGAGACCCACTGCTGAGGAGCTGGAGCAAAGAAACATCCTTCAGC CCAAAAATCAGGCTGACAGACAAGCTGAGGTCAGAGAGATCAAGCGGCGGCTGACCAGAAAG CTGAGTCAAAGACCCACAGTTGCAGAACTACAGGCAAGAAAAATCCTGCGATTCCACGAGTACGTGGAAGTCACAGATGCACAAGACTATGATCGCAGGGCAGACAAGCCGTGGACCAAGCTGACTCCTGCTGACAAG GCAGCCATCCGGAAGGAGCTCAACGATTATAAGAGCACTGAAATGGAGGTTCATGAAGAGAGCAGAATCTACACGAG GTTTCATCGGCCTTAG
- the phactr4b gene encoding phosphatase and actin regulator 4B isoform X2 — MGQSLRVETPAQDPQKHNNGDDEAEQHHSTMAGEGGSTGDSTPPPKRKGKFSTLGKIFKPWKWRKKKSSDKFNQTSEELERKMSTRRTRQELIEQGVLKEVPDNDADAETQNLKQPYVKNGHTLPVSAGVGGGGGGVVSSGRSPCNQGKLPLESDFRMNPAWLTQPDDRRGRSPSDGDRRGALGSRGTGLHEDVRRGGGGMGPRAHVEGEWKPNMVWHGQIHSQMDEGRRGGRLHPEDGQRKPGLQKAPSEDGRSRRPAEADWKPTLPRHASAEEGRACRESDSHFVPDLEALRDTLREPLPPKQSVMPPKWLMSSTPEPVNEGPPRTPSNHPTTQYSSPSAAASKPVRSISSAGASTQQSSSAVPTSTSQATKQPPLPPPKPVNRGNAAMLVSALQGGENAQLPLYWSCWKRECDYDVYLSLPVYLCRRAGGLRSGDLNQATGGASLVPAKPSPPMPPKRTTPVTKRNTEDSSASSHPINPSPLSLEDQSSLSVSFQLPPPPPSPPLPTHIPPSPPRQHIHTHHLHHQHSYPHPLPQPIPMLFDPPSPTESPQRPAPVPLHIMIQRALSSPGPAQPHPDGSQRAHTLLFETPPEYQGDRGRPLPVSIQPLKLSEDDYSEEEEEEDDEEEEEYDGEIPQPELEPRSRRCLVGDAGVCVIPGGNSSEEEEEEEEEDEEGEHDMHGEDSDSDGPVLYKDEDSDEDEEDEPPPSALASRVKRKDTLALKLSNRPYAPDRDRFTQERSTRDDQPPGQTGLTWQSREQWEAIRTQIGTALTRRLSQRPTAEELEQRNILQPKNQADRQAEVREIKRRLTRKLSQRPTVAELQARKILRFHEYVEVTDAQDYDRRADKPWTKLTPADKAAIRKELNDYKSTEMEVHEESRIYTRFHRP; from the exons AGCTGGAGAGAAAGATGTCGACGCGGCGTACACGGCAGGAGCTTATAGAGCAGGGAGTGCTGAAGGAGGTCCCGGACAACG ACGCAGATGCAGAGACACAAAACCTGAAGCAGCCCTACGTAAAGAATGGCCACACTCTGCCTGTTAGCGCTGgggttggaggaggaggaggaggagtggtcAGTAGTGGAAGGAGCCCTTGCAACCAGGGCAAACTCCCCTTAGAGTCGGACTTTAGGATGAACCCGGCCTGGCTTACCCAGCCAGACGACCGTAGGGGCCGATCTCCCTCTGACGGAGACCGCCGAGGTGCTCTGGGCTCCAGGGGCACCGGACTACACGAAGACGTgcggagaggagggggagggatggGGCCACGTGCGCATGTGGAGGGAGAGTGGAAGCCTAACATGGTCTGGCACGGCCAGATTCACAGCCAGATGGACGAGGGCAGACGCGGGGGCCGGCTTCACCCTGAGGACGGGCAGAGGAAGCCTGGGCTGCAGAAGGCCCCGTCTGAGGACGGCAGGAGTCGTCGGCCTGCGGAAGCGGACTGGAAGCCGACGCTACCTCGACATGCATCTGCCGAAGAAGGTAGAGCCTGCAGAG AGTCAGACAGCCATTTTGTCCCTGACCTAGAAGCCCTGCGGGATACCCTGCGAGAACCTCTGCCTCCTAAACAGTCTGTCATGCCTCCAAAATGGCTGATGAGCTCCACCCCTGAACCTGTCAACGAGGGTCCGCCTCGCACCCCATCCAACCACCCCACCACCCAGTACTCATCTCCCTCGGCCGCGGCGTCTAAACCTGTTCGGTCCATCTCCTCAGCGGGCGCGTCCACGCAGCAGTCCTCATCTGCAGTCCCGACCTCCACCTCTCAGGCCACCAAGCAGCCCCCTCTGCCCCCGCCCAAGCCGGTGAACAGGGGCAACGCCGCCATGCTGG TCTCCGCCCTGCAGGGGGGAGAGAACGCACAGCTTCCTCTCTACTGGTCCTGCTGGAAGCGAGAGTGCGACTATGATGTCTACCTGTCCCTGCCTGTCTACCTGTGCCGGCGGGCCGGAGGCCTGCGCTCAG GAGACCTCAACCAAGCCACGGGGGGTGCCAGCCTTGTTCCAGCCAAGCCTTCTCCACCGATGCCTCCGAAGAGGACCACCCCCGTCACCAAACGCAACACAGAGGACTCGTCTGCTTCGAGCCATCCCATCAACCCTTCACCGCTTTCTCTGGAGGACCAGAGCAGCCTGTCCGTGTCCTTTCAGctgcctccccctcctccctccccaccCTTGCCAACACACATACCGCCTTCTCCGCCCCgccaacacatacacacccaccaCCTTCACCATCAGCACTCCTACCCTCACCCGCTCCCCCAACCTATCCCCATGCTGTTCGATCCCCCAAGCCCCACCGAGTCCCCGCAGCGCCCAGCTCCTGTCCCGCTCCATATCATGATCCAACGAGCTCTGTCCAGTCCCGGCCCGGCTCAGCCACACCCAGACGGGTCACAGCGTGCGCACACTCTGCTTTTTGAAACCCCTCCGGAGTACCAAGGAGATCGAGGTCGCCCTCTGCCCGTCAGCATCCAACCACTAAAACT ATCTGAGGACGACTActcagaagaggaggaggaggaggatgacgaggaagaggaggagtacGACGGGGAGATCCCCCAGCCAGAACTTGAGCCGCGGAGTCGCAGGTGCTTGGTCGGCGACGCCGGTGTTTGCGTCATCCCGGGGGGAAACagcagtgaggaagaggaagaggaggaggaagaagatgaggagggaGAGCATGACATGCATGGGGAGGACAGCGACTCAGACGGTCCTGTGCTGTATAAAGATGAAGACTCTgacgaggatgaggaggatgagccCCCACCTA GTGCTCTGGCCAGCAGGGTCAAGAGGAAGGACACCCTGGCTCTGAAGCTGAGCAACCGTCCCTATGCCCCAGACCGGGACAGGTTTACCCAGGAGAGGAGCACCAGAGATGACCAGCCTCCAGGACAGACCGGCCTCACCTGGCAGAGCAGGGAGCAGTGGGAGGCCATCCGCACACAGATCGGCACAGCGCTCACAAG ACGACTTAGCCAGAGACCCACTGCTGAGGAGCTGGAGCAAAGAAACATCCTTCAGC CCAAAAATCAGGCTGACAGACAAGCTGAGGTCAGAGAGATCAAGCGGCGGCTGACCAGAAAG CTGAGTCAAAGACCCACAGTTGCAGAACTACAGGCAAGAAAAATCCTGCGATTCCACGAGTACGTGGAAGTCACAGATGCACAAGACTATGATCGCAGGGCAGACAAGCCGTGGACCAAGCTGACTCCTGCTGACAAG GCAGCCATCCGGAAGGAGCTCAACGATTATAAGAGCACTGAAATGGAGGTTCATGAAGAGAGCAGAATCTACACGAG GTTTCATCGGCCTTAG
- the phactr4b gene encoding phosphatase and actin regulator 4B isoform X1, producing the protein MACCFKSRHHGSWTLNTPLPDDEAEQHHSTMAGEGGSTGDSTPPPKRKGKFSTLGKIFKPWKWRKKKSSDKFNQTSEELERKMSTRRTRQELIEQGVLKEVPDNDADAETQNLKQPYVKNGHTLPVSAGVGGGGGGVVSSGRSPCNQGKLPLESDFRMNPAWLTQPDDRRGRSPSDGDRRGALGSRGTGLHEDVRRGGGGMGPRAHVEGEWKPNMVWHGQIHSQMDEGRRGGRLHPEDGQRKPGLQKAPSEDGRSRRPAEADWKPTLPRHASAEEGRACRESDSHFVPDLEALRDTLREPLPPKQSVMPPKWLMSSTPEPVNEGPPRTPSNHPTTQYSSPSAAASKPVRSISSAGASTQQSSSAVPTSTSQATKQPPLPPPKPVNRGNAAMLVSALQGGENAQLPLYWSCWKRECDYDVYLSLPVYLCRRAGGLRSGDLNQATGGASLVPAKPSPPMPPKRTTPVTKRNTEDSSASSHPINPSPLSLEDQSSLSVSFQLPPPPPSPPLPTHIPPSPPRQHIHTHHLHHQHSYPHPLPQPIPMLFDPPSPTESPQRPAPVPLHIMIQRALSSPGPAQPHPDGSQRAHTLLFETPPEYQGDRGRPLPVSIQPLKLSEDDYSEEEEEEDDEEEEEYDGEIPQPELEPRSRRCLVGDAGVCVIPGGNSSEEEEEEEEEDEEGEHDMHGEDSDSDGPVLYKDEDSDEDEEDEPPPSALASRVKRKDTLALKLSNRPYAPDRDRFTQERSTRDDQPPGQTGLTWQSREQWEAIRTQIGTALTRRLSQRPTAEELEQRNILQPKNQADRQAEVREIKRRLTRKLSQRPTVAELQARKILRFHEYVEVTDAQDYDRRADKPWTKLTPADKAAIRKELNDYKSTEMEVHEESRIYTRFHRP; encoded by the exons AGCTGGAGAGAAAGATGTCGACGCGGCGTACACGGCAGGAGCTTATAGAGCAGGGAGTGCTGAAGGAGGTCCCGGACAACG ACGCAGATGCAGAGACACAAAACCTGAAGCAGCCCTACGTAAAGAATGGCCACACTCTGCCTGTTAGCGCTGgggttggaggaggaggaggaggagtggtcAGTAGTGGAAGGAGCCCTTGCAACCAGGGCAAACTCCCCTTAGAGTCGGACTTTAGGATGAACCCGGCCTGGCTTACCCAGCCAGACGACCGTAGGGGCCGATCTCCCTCTGACGGAGACCGCCGAGGTGCTCTGGGCTCCAGGGGCACCGGACTACACGAAGACGTgcggagaggagggggagggatggGGCCACGTGCGCATGTGGAGGGAGAGTGGAAGCCTAACATGGTCTGGCACGGCCAGATTCACAGCCAGATGGACGAGGGCAGACGCGGGGGCCGGCTTCACCCTGAGGACGGGCAGAGGAAGCCTGGGCTGCAGAAGGCCCCGTCTGAGGACGGCAGGAGTCGTCGGCCTGCGGAAGCGGACTGGAAGCCGACGCTACCTCGACATGCATCTGCCGAAGAAGGTAGAGCCTGCAGAG AGTCAGACAGCCATTTTGTCCCTGACCTAGAAGCCCTGCGGGATACCCTGCGAGAACCTCTGCCTCCTAAACAGTCTGTCATGCCTCCAAAATGGCTGATGAGCTCCACCCCTGAACCTGTCAACGAGGGTCCGCCTCGCACCCCATCCAACCACCCCACCACCCAGTACTCATCTCCCTCGGCCGCGGCGTCTAAACCTGTTCGGTCCATCTCCTCAGCGGGCGCGTCCACGCAGCAGTCCTCATCTGCAGTCCCGACCTCCACCTCTCAGGCCACCAAGCAGCCCCCTCTGCCCCCGCCCAAGCCGGTGAACAGGGGCAACGCCGCCATGCTGG TCTCCGCCCTGCAGGGGGGAGAGAACGCACAGCTTCCTCTCTACTGGTCCTGCTGGAAGCGAGAGTGCGACTATGATGTCTACCTGTCCCTGCCTGTCTACCTGTGCCGGCGGGCCGGAGGCCTGCGCTCAG GAGACCTCAACCAAGCCACGGGGGGTGCCAGCCTTGTTCCAGCCAAGCCTTCTCCACCGATGCCTCCGAAGAGGACCACCCCCGTCACCAAACGCAACACAGAGGACTCGTCTGCTTCGAGCCATCCCATCAACCCTTCACCGCTTTCTCTGGAGGACCAGAGCAGCCTGTCCGTGTCCTTTCAGctgcctccccctcctccctccccaccCTTGCCAACACACATACCGCCTTCTCCGCCCCgccaacacatacacacccaccaCCTTCACCATCAGCACTCCTACCCTCACCCGCTCCCCCAACCTATCCCCATGCTGTTCGATCCCCCAAGCCCCACCGAGTCCCCGCAGCGCCCAGCTCCTGTCCCGCTCCATATCATGATCCAACGAGCTCTGTCCAGTCCCGGCCCGGCTCAGCCACACCCAGACGGGTCACAGCGTGCGCACACTCTGCTTTTTGAAACCCCTCCGGAGTACCAAGGAGATCGAGGTCGCCCTCTGCCCGTCAGCATCCAACCACTAAAACT ATCTGAGGACGACTActcagaagaggaggaggaggaggatgacgaggaagaggaggagtacGACGGGGAGATCCCCCAGCCAGAACTTGAGCCGCGGAGTCGCAGGTGCTTGGTCGGCGACGCCGGTGTTTGCGTCATCCCGGGGGGAAACagcagtgaggaagaggaagaggaggaggaagaagatgaggagggaGAGCATGACATGCATGGGGAGGACAGCGACTCAGACGGTCCTGTGCTGTATAAAGATGAAGACTCTgacgaggatgaggaggatgagccCCCACCTA GTGCTCTGGCCAGCAGGGTCAAGAGGAAGGACACCCTGGCTCTGAAGCTGAGCAACCGTCCCTATGCCCCAGACCGGGACAGGTTTACCCAGGAGAGGAGCACCAGAGATGACCAGCCTCCAGGACAGACCGGCCTCACCTGGCAGAGCAGGGAGCAGTGGGAGGCCATCCGCACACAGATCGGCACAGCGCTCACAAG ACGACTTAGCCAGAGACCCACTGCTGAGGAGCTGGAGCAAAGAAACATCCTTCAGC CCAAAAATCAGGCTGACAGACAAGCTGAGGTCAGAGAGATCAAGCGGCGGCTGACCAGAAAG CTGAGTCAAAGACCCACAGTTGCAGAACTACAGGCAAGAAAAATCCTGCGATTCCACGAGTACGTGGAAGTCACAGATGCACAAGACTATGATCGCAGGGCAGACAAGCCGTGGACCAAGCTGACTCCTGCTGACAAG GCAGCCATCCGGAAGGAGCTCAACGATTATAAGAGCACTGAAATGGAGGTTCATGAAGAGAGCAGAATCTACACGAG GTTTCATCGGCCTTAG
- the phactr4b gene encoding phosphatase and actin regulator 4B isoform X4 codes for MACCFKSRHHGSWTLNTPLPDDEAEQHHSTMAGEGGSTGDSTPPPKRKGKFSTLGKIFKPWKWRKKKSSDKFNQTSEELERKMSTRRTRQELIEQGVLKEVPDNDADAETQNLKQPYVKNGHTLPVSAGVGGGGGGVVSSGRSPCNQGKLPLESDFRMNPAWLTQPDDRRGRSPSDGDRRGALGSRGTGLHEDVRRGGGGMGPRAHVEGEWKPNMVWHGQIHSQMDEGRRGGRLHPEDGQRKPGLQKAPSEDGRSRRPAEADWKPTLPRHASAEEGRACRESDSHFVPDLEALRDTLREPLPPKQSVMPPKWLMSSTPEPVNEGPPRTPSNHPTTQYSSPSAAASKPVRSISSAGASTQQSSSAVPTSTSQATKQPPLPPPKPVNRGNAAMLGDLNQATGGASLVPAKPSPPMPPKRTTPVTKRNTEDSSASSHPINPSPLSLEDQSSLSVSFQLPPPPPSPPLPTHIPPSPPRQHIHTHHLHHQHSYPHPLPQPIPMLFDPPSPTESPQRPAPVPLHIMIQRALSSPGPAQPHPDGSQRAHTLLFETPPEYQGDRGRPLPVSIQPLKLSEDDYSEEEEEEDDEEEEEYDGEIPQPELEPRSRRCLVGDAGVCVIPGGNSSEEEEEEEEEDEEGEHDMHGEDSDSDGPVLYKDEDSDEDEEDEPPPSALASRVKRKDTLALKLSNRPYAPDRDRFTQERSTRDDQPPGQTGLTWQSREQWEAIRTQIGTALTRRLSQRPTAEELEQRNILQPKNQADRQAEVREIKRRLTRKLSQRPTVAELQARKILRFHEYVEVTDAQDYDRRADKPWTKLTPADKAAIRKELNDYKSTEMEVHEESRIYTRFHRP; via the exons AGCTGGAGAGAAAGATGTCGACGCGGCGTACACGGCAGGAGCTTATAGAGCAGGGAGTGCTGAAGGAGGTCCCGGACAACG ACGCAGATGCAGAGACACAAAACCTGAAGCAGCCCTACGTAAAGAATGGCCACACTCTGCCTGTTAGCGCTGgggttggaggaggaggaggaggagtggtcAGTAGTGGAAGGAGCCCTTGCAACCAGGGCAAACTCCCCTTAGAGTCGGACTTTAGGATGAACCCGGCCTGGCTTACCCAGCCAGACGACCGTAGGGGCCGATCTCCCTCTGACGGAGACCGCCGAGGTGCTCTGGGCTCCAGGGGCACCGGACTACACGAAGACGTgcggagaggagggggagggatggGGCCACGTGCGCATGTGGAGGGAGAGTGGAAGCCTAACATGGTCTGGCACGGCCAGATTCACAGCCAGATGGACGAGGGCAGACGCGGGGGCCGGCTTCACCCTGAGGACGGGCAGAGGAAGCCTGGGCTGCAGAAGGCCCCGTCTGAGGACGGCAGGAGTCGTCGGCCTGCGGAAGCGGACTGGAAGCCGACGCTACCTCGACATGCATCTGCCGAAGAAGGTAGAGCCTGCAGAG AGTCAGACAGCCATTTTGTCCCTGACCTAGAAGCCCTGCGGGATACCCTGCGAGAACCTCTGCCTCCTAAACAGTCTGTCATGCCTCCAAAATGGCTGATGAGCTCCACCCCTGAACCTGTCAACGAGGGTCCGCCTCGCACCCCATCCAACCACCCCACCACCCAGTACTCATCTCCCTCGGCCGCGGCGTCTAAACCTGTTCGGTCCATCTCCTCAGCGGGCGCGTCCACGCAGCAGTCCTCATCTGCAGTCCCGACCTCCACCTCTCAGGCCACCAAGCAGCCCCCTCTGCCCCCGCCCAAGCCGGTGAACAGGGGCAACGCCGCCATGCTGG GAGACCTCAACCAAGCCACGGGGGGTGCCAGCCTTGTTCCAGCCAAGCCTTCTCCACCGATGCCTCCGAAGAGGACCACCCCCGTCACCAAACGCAACACAGAGGACTCGTCTGCTTCGAGCCATCCCATCAACCCTTCACCGCTTTCTCTGGAGGACCAGAGCAGCCTGTCCGTGTCCTTTCAGctgcctccccctcctccctccccaccCTTGCCAACACACATACCGCCTTCTCCGCCCCgccaacacatacacacccaccaCCTTCACCATCAGCACTCCTACCCTCACCCGCTCCCCCAACCTATCCCCATGCTGTTCGATCCCCCAAGCCCCACCGAGTCCCCGCAGCGCCCAGCTCCTGTCCCGCTCCATATCATGATCCAACGAGCTCTGTCCAGTCCCGGCCCGGCTCAGCCACACCCAGACGGGTCACAGCGTGCGCACACTCTGCTTTTTGAAACCCCTCCGGAGTACCAAGGAGATCGAGGTCGCCCTCTGCCCGTCAGCATCCAACCACTAAAACT ATCTGAGGACGACTActcagaagaggaggaggaggaggatgacgaggaagaggaggagtacGACGGGGAGATCCCCCAGCCAGAACTTGAGCCGCGGAGTCGCAGGTGCTTGGTCGGCGACGCCGGTGTTTGCGTCATCCCGGGGGGAAACagcagtgaggaagaggaagaggaggaggaagaagatgaggagggaGAGCATGACATGCATGGGGAGGACAGCGACTCAGACGGTCCTGTGCTGTATAAAGATGAAGACTCTgacgaggatgaggaggatgagccCCCACCTA GTGCTCTGGCCAGCAGGGTCAAGAGGAAGGACACCCTGGCTCTGAAGCTGAGCAACCGTCCCTATGCCCCAGACCGGGACAGGTTTACCCAGGAGAGGAGCACCAGAGATGACCAGCCTCCAGGACAGACCGGCCTCACCTGGCAGAGCAGGGAGCAGTGGGAGGCCATCCGCACACAGATCGGCACAGCGCTCACAAG ACGACTTAGCCAGAGACCCACTGCTGAGGAGCTGGAGCAAAGAAACATCCTTCAGC CCAAAAATCAGGCTGACAGACAAGCTGAGGTCAGAGAGATCAAGCGGCGGCTGACCAGAAAG CTGAGTCAAAGACCCACAGTTGCAGAACTACAGGCAAGAAAAATCCTGCGATTCCACGAGTACGTGGAAGTCACAGATGCACAAGACTATGATCGCAGGGCAGACAAGCCGTGGACCAAGCTGACTCCTGCTGACAAG GCAGCCATCCGGAAGGAGCTCAACGATTATAAGAGCACTGAAATGGAGGTTCATGAAGAGAGCAGAATCTACACGAG GTTTCATCGGCCTTAG